Proteins from a single region of Hydra vulgaris chromosome 12, alternate assembly HydraT2T_AEP:
- the LOC136088125 gene encoding uncharacterized protein LOC136088125 has translation MAEETDLSNFEFKTFKIKNSILLNRNSDPDINFYNDDELIKNISPLYYNPYSKDITKGMDDNSFSILHINIRSLKKNFESLKQFLYKIKINFQIICLSETWCQDKNVENDSYFQIPNYNVVHQIRDLGKEGGGLCMFIKNSLLFKFNSNLSSITNDYESLCMEIINKASKNIVVHALYRPSSGNINAFKDHIKNLIENKLNLNKSVYFVGDINLNILDYDVNKQTNKFFNVIFQSGYIPIINKPTRVTSGSATSIDQIITNEFINTKIKTGIFKTDISDHFPIFIISNKCIQPDAYKKKVTTRIINDTSIKYFHYLISCVNWNETLKNQNANEAYDIFLTEFLTHYNEAFPKITKLVKSKTLLNPWITKGILKSSKIKQRIYCKFLKKRTLVNETTYKSYKRLFESVLKRSKKNYYSEKLKKNNSTQKTWNIIKEVIGKKNLDRNALPTNLKINNNLIVNKTLVAETINNFFVNVGSNLASKIGPSQTNFRSYQTPNKSVMSNHELTEDELLNSVSLLKPNKSSGADDVSSIVIIKSIIL, from the coding sequence ATGGCTGAGGAAACTGATTTGTCaaactttgaatttaaaacatttaaaattaaaaattcaatccTTTTAAATCGCAATTCTGATcctgatattaatttttataatgatgatgaactaattaaaaatattagccCATTATATTATAACCCATACTCAAAAGACATTACTAAAGGAATGGATGATAACTCATTTTCAattcttcatattaatattaggagtttaaaaaaaaattttgaatcattaaaacagtttctatataaaattaaaattaattttcaaattatttgtcTTAGTGAAACATGGTGTCAAGACAAAAATGTTGAGAACGATTCATATTTCCAAATACCCAATTACAATGTAGTCCACCAAATTAGAGACCTGGGCAAGGAAGGCGGGggtttatgtatgtttattaagaactcattattattcaaatttaattcaaatttaagttCAATCACAAATGATTATGAGTCATTATGTATGGAAATCATTAATAAAGCCTCAAAAAACATTGTCGTGCATGCATTATACAGACCATCATCAGGAAATATTAATGCGTTTAAAGatcacattaaaaatttaattgaaaataaattgaatttgaataaaagtgtttatttcGTGGGTGACATTAACCTTAATATTTTGGATTATGACGTAAATAAACAAACGAATAAATTCTTTAATGTCATTTTTCAAAGTGGATACAttccaataataaataaaccaacgCGTGTGACTAGCGGTAGTGCAACGTCAATAGACCAAATTATAACTAATGAATTtatcaatacaaaaattaaaactggaATATTTAAAACGGACATTTCGGATCACTTTccgatttttataatatcaaataaatgcatTCAGCCTGatgcttacaaaaaaaaagttacaacacGAATTATAAACGATACatccataaaatattttcattatcttATATCGTGTGTAAATTGGAACGAGAcgctaaaaaatcaaaatgccAATGAAGCCTACGATATCTTCTTAACTGAATTTCTTACACATTATAATGAAGCATTCcctaaaattactaaattagtCAAATCGAAAACGCTTTTAAACCCATGGATAACGAAGGGAATCCTTAAATCTTCCAAAATTAAACAACGAATATATTgtaagtttcttaaaaaaagaactttggtAAATGAAACtacttataaaagttataaacgtttatttgaATCTGTTCTAAAAcgctcaaaaaaaaactattattctgaaaaattaaagaaaaacaacagtACACAAAAAACATGGAACATTATTAAAGAGGTAATTGGCAAGAAAAATCTGGACCGAAATGCACTTCCAACtaatcttaaaattaataataacttaattgtaaataaaacattagttGCAGAaacaattaataacttttttgttaatgtagGTTCGAATTTAGCCTCTAAAATAGGACCATCTCAGACAAACTTTCGTTCATACCAAACACCAAATAAATCTGTCATGTCTAATCATGAACTTACAGAAGATGAATTATTAAACTCAGTTTCTTTACTAAAACCTAATAAAAGTTCGGGTGCTGATGATGTCAGTAGTATTGtcattattaaatcaataattttataa